Proteins from one Telopea speciosissima isolate NSW1024214 ecotype Mountain lineage chromosome 1, Tspe_v1, whole genome shotgun sequence genomic window:
- the LOC122664849 gene encoding tRNA N(3)-methylcytidine methyltransferase METTL6, with protein sequence MSEEETKYFSKDFEWEEVREEVEKNLSLRYHLVPFESSTPLSSPSSSLANQSEAWKSFHNRHSSGRFFKERRYLLKEFPELLSFHEYSKVLEVGCGNGSTVLPILRGKQSSAVYACDCSKEALDRAKEMIDAADGILIKDRFHPFVCDFSRNGFPKWLVCDSCRRDSLQKHRDFLSDGNKSEGMELNKLSSNKDHCCIGVLDFVTLIFTLSSLPFQKMPTALEECISVLKPGGLLLFRDYGLYDMTMLRFPLEQRVGFREYMRSDGTLSSFFCLDTVRDLFVGAGFIVLELEYCCIKSVNRQNGKQMRRVWVHGKFQKPL encoded by the exons ATGAGCGAAGAAGAAACGAAGTACTTCTCTAAAGATTTCGAGTGGGAAGAAGTAAGAGAAGAGGTAGAGAAGAATTTGTCACTCCGGTATCATCTTGTCCCTTTCGAATCCTCCACTCCTCTCTCATCACCATCTTCGTCTCTCGCCAACCAATCCGAAGCATGGAAGAGTTTTCATAATCGTCACTCTTCAGGGAGATTCTTCAAG GAAAGGCGGTATTTATTGAAGGAATTCCCAGAACTACTTAGCTTTCATGAATATTCAAAGGTATTGGAGGTGGGGTGCGGGAATGGGAGCACCGTTCTGCCCATTTTACG TGGAAAGCAGAGCAGTGCTGTTTATGCTTGTGATTGCAGTAAGGAGGCTCTTGATAGGGCTAAGGAGATGATAGATGCAGCTGATGGAATCTTAATCAAGGATAGATTCCATCCATTTGTTTGTGATTTTTCTCGAAATGGATTTCCAAAGTGGTTGGTTTGCGATTCTTGCCGAAGAGATTCTCTGCAAAAGCATCGTGATTTCTTATCAG ATGGAAATAAGAGTGAAGGAATGGAGTTGAACAAGTTATCCTCCAACAAAGATCATTGTTGCATTGGTGTATTGGATTTTGTTACCTTG atATTCACATTATCTTCCTTGCCGTTCCAAAAGATGCCAACAGCCCTGGAAGAATGCATTTCTGTTTTAAAGCCTGGTGGACTGCTCTTATTTAGGGATTATG GCCTTTATGACATGACTATGCTTCGATTTCCGCTGGAACAGAGAGTGGGGTTCAGAGAGTACATGCGTTCTGATGGCACTCTTTCTAGTTTCTTCTGTTTGGATACCGTGAGGGACCTCTTTGTAGGTGCAGGCTTCATTGTG CTTGAACTTGAATACTGTTGCATCAAATCTGTGAATCGGCAAAATGGGAAGCAGATGCGAAGAGTTTGGGTTCATGGAAAGTTCCAGAAGCCACTTTAA